A region of uncultured Carboxylicivirga sp. DNA encodes the following proteins:
- a CDS encoding bifunctional ADP-heptose synthase — protein sequence MTRNEFSQLFDGFDNMHILVIGDVMIDSYLWGNVTRISPEAPVPIIATTQREDRLGGAANVALNIQSLGATPVLCSVVGKDDAGTILRDLLKERNLPSDGIIASSKRKTTVKTRIISQNQHLLRVDEEEDKALSTDLEQKLQQHIADLLEKFKIDAIIFEDYDKGILTPASISYAVNLANDKGIPVLVDPKKRNYNDYRQVTFFKPNLKEFFEGCKLEINADDQTEMLKAGKAFLMEQEFDQLMVTMARRGVMIIDKKSHHFIPAEIRNIADVSGAGDTVISVSALCLASGLEPFYIASIANMAGGLVCEYPGVVPIDKQELLNECLIKLAK from the coding sequence ATGACACGGAACGAATTTTCGCAATTATTTGATGGATTTGATAATATGCACATCCTTGTGATCGGGGATGTAATGATTGATTCCTACCTGTGGGGAAACGTTACGAGGATATCACCTGAAGCACCGGTACCCATAATTGCAACTACTCAGCGGGAAGATCGACTGGGAGGAGCAGCCAACGTTGCTTTAAATATTCAGTCATTAGGTGCCACGCCCGTTCTATGTTCGGTGGTGGGGAAAGATGATGCCGGTACTATTTTAAGGGATTTACTTAAGGAAAGAAATTTGCCATCCGATGGCATTATTGCTTCCAGCAAACGCAAAACTACGGTTAAAACACGCATAATTAGTCAGAATCAGCATCTGCTGCGGGTAGATGAAGAAGAAGATAAAGCCCTCTCTACTGATTTAGAACAGAAACTACAGCAGCATATAGCTGATTTATTGGAAAAGTTTAAAATTGATGCCATCATCTTTGAAGATTATGACAAGGGCATACTAACGCCGGCATCAATCAGTTATGCTGTAAACCTGGCTAATGATAAAGGCATACCGGTTTTGGTCGATCCTAAAAAGAGAAATTATAACGATTATAGGCAGGTTACCTTCTTTAAGCCCAACCTGAAGGAATTTTTTGAAGGCTGTAAGTTGGAAATTAATGCTGATGATCAGACAGAAATGTTAAAAGCAGGTAAAGCCTTTTTGATGGAACAGGAGTTTGATCAACTAATGGTTACAATGGCCCGCAGGGGAGTTATGATTATAGATAAAAAATCACATCATTTTATTCCGGCCGAGATAAGAAATATTGCTGATGTATCGGGTGCAGGGGATACTGTGATTAGCGTAAGTGCCTTGTGTCTGGCTTCTGGATTAGAACCTTTTTATATTGCATCAATTGCAAACATGGCAGGTGGATTGGTATGCGAATATCCTGGTGTTGTACCCATTGATAAACAGGAGCTTCTTAACGAATGTCTCATTAAATTAGCAAAATAG
- a CDS encoding AAA family ATPase: MGKIIALANQKGGVGKTTTAINLAASLAVLEYRVLIVDADPQANSTSGLGFDLKEIDNSIYECIVDGIEPKEAILQTEIDHLSVMPSHIDLVGAEIEMLNLPNREKVLSGVLEKLRDQYDFILIDCSPSLGLITVNALTAADSVIIPVQCEYFALEGLGKLLNTIKIIQSRLNPELEIEGFLLTMYDSRLNLSNQVVEEVQRHFQDMVFETLISRNIKLSEAPSYGKAVVMYDATSKGAVNYLNLAKELLKKNNLAVKK, encoded by the coding sequence ATGGGTAAGATAATTGCTCTGGCAAACCAAAAAGGAGGAGTTGGAAAAACAACAACAGCTATTAATCTGGCAGCAAGCTTGGCTGTACTTGAATACAGGGTGCTGATTGTTGATGCCGATCCACAGGCTAACTCAACCTCGGGATTAGGCTTTGATTTGAAGGAGATTGATAATAGTATATATGAGTGTATTGTAGATGGCATCGAACCTAAAGAAGCTATTCTTCAAACCGAAATTGATCATCTTAGTGTAATGCCTTCACACATTGATTTGGTTGGTGCTGAAATTGAAATGCTAAACCTTCCTAATCGTGAGAAAGTACTAAGCGGTGTTTTGGAAAAACTTCGCGATCAGTATGATTTTATTTTAATCGACTGTTCTCCTTCATTGGGATTAATTACAGTTAATGCGCTTACGGCTGCTGATTCAGTGATTATTCCTGTACAATGTGAATATTTTGCTTTGGAAGGATTGGGTAAACTTTTAAATACCATTAAAATCATTCAAAGTCGCCTGAATCCTGAACTGGAAATCGAAGGCTTCCTTTTAACTATGTATGACTCGCGTTTGAATCTGTCAAATCAGGTTGTGGAAGAAGTTCAACGTCACTTCCAGGATATGGTGTTCGAAACATTAATATCACGTAATATTAAATTAAGTGAGGCACCTAGTTACGGAAAAGCAGTTGTAATGTATGATGCTACTTCGAAAGGTGCAGTTAACTATTTAAATTTGGCAAAAGAATTGCTGAAGAAAAATAATTTAGCAGTTAAGAAATAA
- a CDS encoding ParB/RepB/Spo0J family partition protein, translated as MAKKSALGRGLGALIDNADEVTQGRPAASSINEIEVTKIEANPWQPRTKFDEERLQELAASIKEIGIIQPLTLRKIGKDRYQLIAGERRFRASKIAGLEKVPAYIRTADDDTMLEMALVENIQREDLDPIEVAISYQRLIEECKLTQESMSERVGKKRSTITNYLRLLKLPAEVQLGLVSKQIGMGHARAIVSVEDPNAQLNIYEQTIKDDLSVRKVEEMVRELNSGKSSKKEKKTNAGDPEEYRELKSQLSTFFQTNIQFSRTENGKGKIVIPFKSDDELEKIIGILDKAK; from the coding sequence ATGGCGAAAAAAAGTGCTTTAGGACGTGGATTGGGTGCATTGATTGACAATGCAGATGAGGTAACGCAGGGTAGACCGGCAGCTTCATCTATAAACGAAATTGAAGTCACAAAAATTGAAGCCAACCCATGGCAACCACGAACTAAATTTGATGAAGAACGCCTGCAGGAGCTGGCTGCATCCATCAAAGAAATTGGCATTATTCAGCCATTAACACTTCGCAAAATTGGAAAAGACCGTTACCAGCTGATTGCTGGTGAACGTCGTTTCAGAGCCTCTAAAATTGCCGGATTAGAAAAAGTACCGGCTTATATCAGAACGGCTGATGATGATACCATGCTTGAAATGGCCTTGGTTGAGAATATACAGCGTGAGGACCTGGATCCGATTGAAGTAGCCATCAGTTATCAGCGATTGATTGAAGAATGTAAATTAACACAGGAAAGCATGTCGGAACGTGTTGGGAAAAAACGTTCTACTATTACCAATTATCTCCGATTGTTAAAGTTACCAGCCGAAGTACAGTTAGGATTGGTATCAAAACAAATTGGAATGGGACATGCCCGTGCTATCGTTAGTGTTGAAGATCCTAATGCTCAGTTAAATATTTATGAGCAGACCATCAAAGACGACCTCTCGGTAAGAAAGGTTGAGGAAATGGTTAGGGAACTTAATTCTGGTAAGTCATCCAAAAAAGAGAAGAAAACCAATGCTGGCGATCCTGAAGAATACAGAGAGCTCAAGTCTCAACTTTCTACTTTCTTCCAAACCAATATTCAATTCTCACGTACAGAAAATGGAAAAGGAAAGATTGTTATTCCATTTAAATCAGATGATGAATTGGAAAAAATCATTGGGATATTGGATAAAGCCAAGTAG
- a CDS encoding DUF5683 domain-containing protein — translation MTLTFSHHRWLICLMFLLGFRILAGAQSDTLVLRNDTSYLEGTSLELVKSKKIHSPHKASFYAAILPGMGQIYNKKYWKLPLVYGGIAATGYFIHFNSKYYSKYKSAYRDFIIQDPGNKSYLEFIPPGLTESDVVGGAYDSWFESALESKKQYYRRYRDLSYFIMAGVYMLQIVDAAVDAHFYNFSISDDLSMRISPALMEPSPVVETGGVGMQLNFKF, via the coding sequence TTGACCTTAACATTTTCTCATCATAGATGGCTGATTTGCCTGATGTTTCTGCTTGGGTTCCGGATTTTAGCCGGGGCACAATCCGACACATTGGTGTTACGTAACGACACATCTTATCTGGAAGGAACATCTCTGGAACTGGTTAAATCCAAAAAGATTCATTCGCCGCATAAAGCATCTTTCTACGCGGCTATTTTACCGGGTATGGGTCAGATATACAATAAGAAATACTGGAAGCTTCCACTTGTCTATGGAGGAATTGCTGCAACTGGATATTTTATTCACTTTAATTCGAAGTATTACAGTAAATACAAATCAGCCTACCGCGATTTTATTATTCAAGACCCTGGAAACAAAAGCTATTTGGAGTTCATACCACCGGGTCTGACAGAATCAGATGTGGTTGGAGGAGCTTATGATTCATGGTTTGAATCTGCTCTTGAAAGTAAAAAACAATACTACCGTAGATATCGCGACCTAAGTTATTTTATTATGGCTGGGGTATATATGCTTCAGATTGTTGATGCAGCAGTAGATGCTCACTTTTACAATTTTAGTATTAGTGATGATTTAAGTATGAGAATAAGCCCAGCTTTAATGGAGCCATCACCTGTTGTAGAAACCGGAGGTGTTGGTATGCAGTTGAATTTTAAGTTTTAG
- a CDS encoding transglycosylase SLT domain-containing protein, whose amino-acid sequence MWLKKGLLSLSIVMIGLSAKGQTTVIDTIPDYNPEYLDECLDSLVNQWYVSKSATNLVLDSIPVNDSISKYSLPDSVYINRLAEISSPINYTFNSKVKSYIELYTIKRREQVQTMLGLSQYYFPMFEEVLDSRQMPLELKYLPIIESALNPRAYSRAGASGLWQFMYYTGKQYGLKIDSYVDERRDPYNSSVAAADFLQDLYDIYKDWLLVIAAYNCGPGNVNKAIRRSGGHRDFWKIYYHLPKETRGYVPAFIAATYTFTYAQEHNLYAVASELPIATDTIMVQQPLHLKQVSEMLNVNLDYLRELNPQYRRDVVPAKKYAFPLRLSFNLATEFAAYEDTIYAHKRNSYFPGGELVSNPEYTQYTPSVPKDKATVWYTVKSGDAVGLIADWYDVRTSDLRYWNNVRGNLIKVGQKLAVYVPKHKVDYYKKINQMSYAEKQRLNGRSSGSKTTASATQPVKEDSNYIYYTVRSGDSLWSIAQKYNDVSNADIMRLNNLSSGSKIKPGQKLKIKPKA is encoded by the coding sequence ATGTGGTTAAAGAAAGGATTACTATCGCTTTCAATAGTGATGATAGGATTAAGTGCAAAAGGACAAACTACAGTTATTGACACAATACCGGATTACAATCCTGAATATCTGGATGAATGCCTAGACAGTTTAGTCAATCAATGGTATGTTAGCAAATCAGCAACCAACCTGGTTCTTGACAGTATACCTGTTAATGATAGTATTTCAAAATATTCGTTACCAGATTCGGTTTACATTAATCGTTTGGCTGAAATCAGCTCTCCGATTAATTACACTTTCAATTCTAAGGTTAAGTCTTACATTGAGTTGTATACAATAAAACGTCGCGAGCAGGTGCAGACGATGTTGGGATTATCGCAATATTATTTCCCAATGTTTGAAGAAGTACTGGATTCAAGACAAATGCCGCTTGAACTTAAGTATCTGCCAATTATAGAATCAGCGTTAAATCCACGAGCCTACTCAAGAGCTGGAGCTTCGGGTTTATGGCAGTTTATGTACTATACTGGTAAGCAGTACGGATTAAAAATTGATTCATATGTTGATGAAAGACGCGATCCCTATAATTCGTCGGTTGCTGCGGCTGATTTCCTTCAGGATCTTTATGATATTTATAAAGACTGGCTATTGGTAATAGCAGCTTATAACTGTGGGCCCGGTAATGTTAATAAGGCTATTCGTCGTTCAGGTGGTCATCGCGATTTCTGGAAAATCTATTACCATCTTCCAAAAGAAACAAGAGGTTACGTACCTGCTTTTATTGCTGCAACCTATACATTTACTTATGCACAAGAGCATAACTTATACGCTGTTGCATCAGAACTTCCGATTGCAACAGATACCATAATGGTTCAACAGCCATTACATTTAAAGCAGGTTTCAGAAATGCTAAATGTTAATCTTGATTACCTGCGTGAGTTAAATCCTCAATATCGACGTGACGTTGTACCTGCTAAGAAATATGCATTCCCGTTAAGATTATCATTTAACCTGGCAACGGAATTTGCTGCTTACGAGGATACTATCTATGCTCATAAACGCAATAGTTACTTTCCTGGTGGAGAGCTTGTTTCCAATCCTGAATACACTCAATATACACCCTCTGTACCAAAAGATAAGGCAACCGTTTGGTACACTGTTAAATCGGGTGATGCAGTTGGCTTAATTGCCGATTGGTATGATGTAAGAACATCAGACCTTCGTTATTGGAATAATGTTCGTGGTAATCTAATTAAAGTTGGACAAAAACTGGCTGTTTATGTGCCAAAGCACAAAGTAGACTACTATAAGAAGATTAACCAAATGAGTTATGCTGAAAAGCAACGTTTAAACGGCCGCTCTTCAGGATCAAAAACTACAGCATCAGCAACTCAACCTGTAAAAGAAGACAGTAATTACATCTATTATACTGTTCGTTCGGGTGATAGTTTATGGAGTATTGCTCAAAAATACAATGATGTCAGTAACGCTGATATTATGCGGCTGAATAATTTGTCTTCCGGATCTAAAATTAAACCGGGGCAAAAACTAAAGATCAAACCTAAGGCATAA
- a CDS encoding MBOAT family O-acyltransferase — MQQLITWIESQSDLFLFTQTGFWVFYAIVLLINALVCKNRILRSSFLFVASLYFYYKTGGYFFTLLIISTIVDYSIGLFLGKAHNKYLRKLLVLFSLLINLGVLAYFKYTYFILDLYSSVSHQPIKVFDFLANEMNKLAGTGFNIDSITLPVGISFFTFQTISYTIDVYRKELKPVRNIIDFGFYVSFFPQLIAGPIVRARTFIPQIYKRFVVSNKWMWWSFLWILGGLFKKMVISDYISVNFVDRVFEHPIAYSGFEVLMAVYGYALQIYCDFSGYTDIAMGVALLLGFRLPINFNYPYKATSIRDFWRRWHISLSSWLRDYLYIPLGGNKGNAFRTGFNLMLTMLLGGLWHGAALKFVVWGGLHGMGLVFNRMVNRIWKIKGNKLSRLISWFFTFHFVVFTWIVFRVESLESAEILITRLFRAFMPNHVMDVVLSQTYLFLLILFGFIIHFIPSMWHHRGKLFFLKLPLLVKLIVSASMIYIIIQLHQSDILPFIYFRF, encoded by the coding sequence ATGCAACAATTAATAACATGGATAGAAAGCCAATCTGATCTTTTTCTGTTTACTCAAACAGGGTTTTGGGTTTTCTATGCCATTGTTTTGTTGATCAATGCCCTGGTTTGTAAAAACAGAATTCTGCGAAGTAGTTTTCTGTTTGTAGCAAGTCTGTATTTCTATTACAAAACGGGAGGGTACTTTTTTACCTTGCTTATCATATCAACCATTGTTGATTATAGTATTGGCTTATTTCTGGGGAAAGCACATAATAAATATCTAAGGAAACTGTTGGTGCTTTTTAGTCTGCTTATTAATCTGGGTGTGCTTGCTTATTTTAAGTATACCTATTTCATTTTAGATCTGTATTCTTCTGTCAGTCATCAACCTATTAAGGTATTCGATTTTTTAGCAAATGAGATGAATAAACTGGCAGGTACAGGTTTTAATATAGATTCAATAACGCTGCCCGTTGGTATTTCCTTCTTTACTTTTCAAACAATTAGCTATACCATAGATGTATATCGTAAAGAACTAAAGCCTGTTCGTAATATTATTGATTTTGGATTTTATGTTTCTTTTTTCCCTCAACTAATTGCTGGTCCGATTGTAAGGGCAAGAACTTTTATACCACAGATTTATAAGCGCTTTGTAGTATCAAACAAATGGATGTGGTGGAGTTTTCTATGGATCCTTGGTGGTTTATTTAAAAAGATGGTCATCTCAGATTATATCTCTGTTAATTTTGTTGACCGCGTTTTTGAACACCCAATTGCATACTCTGGCTTTGAGGTTTTGATGGCAGTTTATGGTTATGCTCTCCAGATATACTGCGATTTTTCGGGTTATACCGATATTGCAATGGGGGTTGCCTTATTGCTTGGCTTTCGCTTACCAATAAATTTTAATTATCCTTATAAAGCCACTTCAATCAGAGATTTCTGGAGACGCTGGCATATCAGTTTATCATCTTGGTTACGCGATTATCTGTACATCCCGCTTGGCGGTAATAAAGGCAACGCATTTCGAACAGGTTTTAACCTGATGCTAACAATGTTGCTTGGAGGATTATGGCACGGTGCTGCCTTAAAATTTGTTGTTTGGGGCGGATTGCATGGCATGGGTTTGGTTTTCAATCGCATGGTTAATAGGATTTGGAAAATAAAAGGAAATAAATTATCACGCTTGATAAGCTGGTTCTTCACTTTTCATTTTGTTGTATTCACATGGATCGTGTTTCGTGTTGAATCGCTTGAAAGTGCAGAGATTTTAATCACCCGACTTTTCAGAGCTTTTATGCCAAATCATGTAATGGATGTTGTTTTATCACAGACCTATTTATTTTTATTGATTTTATTTGGTTTTATCATCCATTTTATCCCTTCAATGTGGCATCATCGAGGCAAACTATTTTTCTTAAAATTGCCACTTCTTGTAAAATTGATTGTCTCTGCAAGTATGATATATATCATTATTCAGCTGCATCAGTCCGATATTTTGCCATTTATCTATTTTAGATTCTAA
- a CDS encoding two-component regulator propeller domain-containing protein yields the protein MRKYLLSTIVTIWFSLQFVSAQHYHFKQYSLEEGLPQSEINGLTEDQFGYLWVGTNGGGLCRFNGMGFEVFTRKDGLMDNIILGIHHDENYNLWIGTPKGIQKFDGTEFKNIMVSDSTIFADRLTFCEIGANNLWCLTRNISGLQTLYKIENDSLINFSEHLKEQITEDNFILRIVADGESNLLISTLHNLFRYDGSKLEIVETQELGIDDEAVKYPLLVDRSNLMWCMLFYRNEKSELIVHKPGGKIKTISLPEKIKNKTIFDAFEDRSGSLWFLIENGGVLNYSKKGWRIFDKSNGLPTEFVFKILEDAEGNIWLGTLGSGLVRYSGDLFTSLNHTNGLTDDLTRTIFQDKSGTYYFADGDGGFSTLKDGVIKQFRDGEIADFTVISAFDNLPDGKTMICSRNGLFSFDGNKASLINTQYGWKSRININGVAHINDTIFFATIGFGLIKSVKGKATFYNSYNSNLIDNNITHLLVDSKSRLWITTPRGISLYQNGGVQNFSDQKLLSSSYFLQAAEDGAGQIWFASYTKGLVRYNQSHWSTFDSSNGLSSDNIYSIIADEKGNIWAGAQNGVDKLIINSEGEVKDIEYFDRHDGFVGIENNSAANFKDKDGNLWFGTVKGVMRYNPSERRINYLPPPVYIRNIELSYKKPVWQSDEYLARYDSLVPWFGIPNQLSLPKEQNNISFTFDALCYTIPEKIQYRWRLEPIETEWVYGKNNEVAYPSLPPGDYTFRVTAANNNGIWNDEGSFYNFSINPAWYQTFAFKVLLAAFVIIIILTFVLIWNQKIRRLRFEMETLVVAKTKEIRLQKTQIEAKNEELQKQKEQITKQAESISSSYNDLEKLTEIGKTLTANLSISRIFDLVYNATSEIMDTYLFGFGLYNKETNSLDFQNINLLGERMPFLTFTMDDTERLSIHCLLNDKEIYIRDFDKEYTNYVNEIRPVPGDINSKSIIYIPIKVNSAPFGVITVQSAEINAYSNYHLNFMRNIGIYTSIALENAGTFQQLKQQQNDLEAASQTAISQKEQMQQQRDALDRLYEENNHLIRLFTTELERPITSSLSIANALQSQKDVSVEEMNNALVKILESLWQIKDMLNQVSEIKRLEQDEFQIHESKVPLTSLLKEVVGQYEEYLKNKNIEVLWDLSDSVVISDYTLLEKIFSNLISNAIKFSEPNTNITVNSYEDENKVTVGIRDEGPGMSEEDQQRLFTKFNKLSNHTNKSEVSSGLGLYIVKRYIDGLKGEISCTSHLGIGTTFYVRLPK from the coding sequence ATGAGAAAATATCTGCTATCAACCATAGTAACGATTTGGTTTAGCTTACAATTTGTTAGTGCGCAGCATTATCATTTTAAACAATACTCCCTCGAAGAAGGTCTTCCTCAATCCGAAATTAACGGGTTAACGGAGGATCAATTCGGATATCTATGGGTTGGAACTAATGGTGGAGGTCTTTGTCGGTTTAATGGAATGGGATTTGAGGTTTTTACCCGTAAGGATGGTTTGATGGATAATATTATCCTTGGAATACATCACGATGAAAACTATAATCTTTGGATAGGCACCCCTAAAGGAATTCAGAAGTTTGATGGTACAGAGTTCAAAAATATTATGGTGTCGGATTCTACCATCTTTGCAGATCGATTGACATTTTGCGAAATTGGAGCTAATAATCTTTGGTGTCTAACAAGGAATATCTCCGGACTTCAGACTTTATACAAAATTGAAAATGACAGCTTAATAAATTTCTCTGAGCATCTGAAGGAACAAATTACAGAGGATAATTTTATTCTTAGAATTGTTGCCGATGGTGAATCTAATCTTCTTATTTCAACCCTTCACAATTTGTTCCGATATGATGGAAGTAAGCTTGAGATTGTTGAAACCCAAGAGTTGGGAATTGACGATGAGGCCGTAAAATACCCATTATTGGTTGATAGAAGTAATCTCATGTGGTGCATGCTTTTTTATCGCAATGAAAAAAGTGAGTTGATTGTACACAAACCCGGGGGTAAGATTAAAACTATAAGCCTTCCTGAGAAAATTAAAAATAAAACAATCTTTGATGCTTTTGAAGACCGAAGTGGATCACTTTGGTTTTTAATTGAGAATGGTGGTGTTTTAAACTACAGCAAAAAAGGCTGGCGTATTTTCGATAAAAGCAATGGGTTACCAACCGAATTCGTTTTTAAGATTCTTGAGGATGCCGAAGGTAATATTTGGTTAGGAACTTTGGGAAGTGGGCTGGTGAGATATAGTGGAGATCTGTTCACCTCTTTGAATCATACCAATGGCTTAACTGATGATTTAACCAGAACCATTTTTCAGGATAAAAGCGGTACTTATTATTTTGCCGATGGAGATGGAGGTTTCAGTACCTTAAAAGATGGAGTGATTAAGCAATTTAGAGATGGTGAGATAGCTGATTTTACCGTGATTAGTGCATTCGATAATTTACCGGATGGAAAAACGATGATCTGTTCAAGAAATGGATTGTTTTCATTTGACGGTAACAAAGCCTCTCTTATTAATACTCAATATGGATGGAAAAGCAGAATAAACATTAACGGTGTTGCTCATATAAATGACACTATTTTCTTTGCAACCATTGGTTTTGGACTTATCAAAAGCGTGAAAGGGAAGGCTACCTTTTATAATTCGTATAATTCAAATCTGATAGATAATAATATAACACATCTGTTGGTTGATAGTAAAAGCAGGCTTTGGATTACTACACCCCGAGGTATTTCGCTTTATCAAAATGGAGGTGTACAAAATTTTTCAGATCAAAAATTACTTTCCTCCTCTTATTTCTTGCAAGCGGCAGAAGATGGTGCAGGACAAATATGGTTCGCCAGCTACACGAAAGGATTGGTTCGATATAACCAATCTCATTGGTCTACTTTTGACTCGAGTAATGGTTTGTCTTCTGATAATATTTATTCAATCATTGCTGATGAGAAAGGAAATATTTGGGCTGGTGCTCAAAACGGAGTGGATAAATTGATTATCAATAGTGAAGGGGAAGTTAAAGATATTGAATATTTTGATCGTCATGATGGCTTTGTTGGTATTGAAAACAATAGTGCTGCCAATTTTAAAGATAAGGACGGTAACCTGTGGTTTGGAACGGTTAAAGGTGTAATGCGCTATAATCCGAGTGAACGAAGAATCAATTACCTTCCTCCACCTGTTTATATCAGGAACATAGAGCTGTCATACAAAAAGCCGGTTTGGCAAAGTGATGAATATTTGGCTCGTTATGATTCGTTGGTTCCCTGGTTTGGGATTCCTAACCAATTGTCGCTTCCTAAAGAACAAAATAACATTTCGTTTACTTTTGATGCTTTATGTTATACTATTCCTGAGAAGATTCAATACAGATGGCGTCTTGAACCGATAGAAACAGAATGGGTTTATGGTAAAAATAACGAAGTAGCTTATCCTTCACTGCCGCCAGGTGATTATACCTTCAGAGTAACTGCCGCGAATAATAACGGGATCTGGAATGATGAAGGTTCTTTTTATAATTTTAGCATTAATCCGGCATGGTATCAAACATTTGCATTTAAGGTCTTATTGGCTGCATTTGTTATAATCATCATATTAACATTTGTCTTGATCTGGAATCAGAAAATTAGAAGGCTACGATTTGAAATGGAAACACTGGTGGTTGCCAAAACAAAAGAAATCAGGCTTCAGAAAACTCAAATAGAAGCAAAAAATGAAGAGCTTCAAAAACAGAAGGAACAGATAACAAAGCAAGCCGAATCAATTTCTTCGTCTTATAATGACCTTGAAAAACTGACAGAGATTGGTAAAACACTCACTGCCAACCTGTCAATAAGTCGTATTTTCGATCTTGTTTATAATGCCACCAGTGAAATTATGGATACTTATTTGTTTGGTTTCGGACTATACAATAAAGAGACTAATTCATTGGATTTTCAGAATATTAATCTTCTCGGAGAAAGGATGCCATTCCTTACTTTCACAATGGATGATACAGAAAGATTATCAATCCATTGCCTGTTAAATGATAAGGAAATATATATCCGCGATTTTGATAAGGAGTACACCAATTATGTGAATGAAATCAGACCGGTTCCAGGTGATATTAATAGTAAATCAATTATATACATTCCAATTAAAGTAAACTCTGCTCCTTTTGGGGTTATTACTGTACAAAGTGCTGAAATAAACGCATACTCGAATTATCATCTGAATTTTATGCGCAATATTGGGATTTATACGAGTATTGCTTTAGAAAATGCGGGTACATTCCAGCAATTGAAACAGCAGCAAAATGATTTGGAGGCTGCTAGTCAAACAGCCATAAGTCAGAAAGAGCAAATGCAACAACAACGTGATGCACTGGACAGACTTTACGAAGAGAATAACCATTTGATTCGCTTATTCACAACGGAACTCGAACGGCCTATTACCTCCTCTTTATCCATTGCCAATGCTTTACAAAGTCAGAAAGATGTGAGTGTTGAGGAAATGAATAATGCCTTGGTGAAGATTCTGGAATCATTGTGGCAAATTAAAGATATGCTTAATCAGGTGAGTGAAATAAAGCGATTGGAGCAGGATGAATTTCAAATCCATGAAAGTAAAGTGCCACTCACTTCCTTATTGAAAGAAGTGGTGGGTCAATACGAAGAATACCTTAAGAATAAGAATATTGAGGTACTTTGGGATTTAAGCGACTCAGTTGTTATATCAGACTACACATTACTCGAAAAAATATTCTCCAACCTTATTTCAAATGCCATTAAATTCTCTGAACCAAATACGAATATCACGGTTAACTCATATGAAGATGAGAACAAAGTAACGGTAGGTATCCGTGATGAGGGACCGGGAATGTCGGAAGAAGATCAGCAAAGGTTGTTTACGAAATTCAACAAATTGAGTAATCATACCAACAAGAGCGAAGTCTCTTCTGGTTTAGGACTTTACATTGTGAAGAGATACATCGATGGACTTAAAGGTGAAATATCCTGCACGAGCCATTTGGGTATTGGAACTACCTTTTACGTGCGTCTGCCA